In Erpetoichthys calabaricus chromosome 11, fErpCal1.3, whole genome shotgun sequence, the DNA window AAGCTTTTCACTTCTTCAAAGTCAAAGGTTACAAAACTAAAGACTTCACCATTAAAAGAATTGATACTGAGAAAAGGCAATAACGGCTTATCCACAGCTTCATTTTCCCGCAAGTAGTATGAGATAACCGCATTCTCATTCGCATCCTCGTCAACTGCACTTATTGCACAGAAGGAGGCTCCAGGAGTGTTATTTTCTTCTAGATAGAATACATAAGGATCTTGTAAAAATCTTGGATGATTGTCGTTTACATCCAACACGTTAACAGTAACTGTTTCATAAGTCGTGAGAGAAGGCTGTCCGAAGTCTTTGGCAGTTATTGTAATGTTGTAGTAAGATGTTGATTCACGATCCAGCGGTGAGGTTGTTATTAAGGAATAAAGATTTTTCTGCAACGATTTCTTCAGTTCAAACGGCAGGTTTTCGGATGATGTACACGTTATTTTAGAATTTACACCAGAATCCAGGTCTGTAATACTGATTAGTCCGACTACTGTGCCGCGTTTTACATCCTCGGAAACAGAGCTCGTTAGGGATGTTATTTCTATCAGAGGTGCATTATCATTCATGTCTAAGATTTTAATTAATACAGTGCAGTGGCTACTTAGTGGTATCTGTCCTCTGTCTGTAGCCTTAACGTCAAAATCATAAAATTCCTTCTCCTCGAAATCGATCACCCCCTTAACTGTTATTTCTCCTGTGTACACATCAAGCTGAAACAATTCGCCCACTTTATTCTGAACTGACTGCTGAAATGAATAAACAATTTCACCATTAGTGCCTTTGTCTAAGTCTGAGGCGTTTACCTTTAGTACAAGGGTCCCCACAGGAACATTTTCCTCTAATGTTACACTATACGTTTCTTCAAGAAAAACGGGGGCGTTGTCGTTACTGTCCCCAACTAATATACTAATATTCATATTCCCAGATCTCGGAGGATTCCCCCCATCGAATGCGGTCAATAAAATATCGTATTTTTCTTTTAGCTCCCTGTCTAAAGCTTTTTGGAGCACTAAAACCGGAACTTTGCTTTTCTTGCGGCCCTCTTTTATTTGTAGAATGAAACGGTCGTTTTGACTGAGCTCATACAATTTCAACGAGTTCACACCACAATCGGGATCATAGGCCCCCTCTAAAGGGAAACGCGACCCCAGTGGACTCGATTCTGAGATTTCTAAGCTGATGGCCTTTTCCGGAAAGACTGGTGAATTGTCATTTATATCTATAATTTCTATTTCAGCTTCATGAATTTCTAATGGGTTTTCAATGACAATCTTTATACTGATAAAACAATCCTTGTCCCTCTCACATAGCACTTCTCTGTCAATGATTTCACTTATAAACAGGGCCCCTGTCTTGCGATTTACCTGAAGTAGCTGTTGTTTTGATCCAGAAATGATACGGAATCCTCGACCTTCAAGATTTTTAATATCAAGACCCAGATCTTTTATAATATTTCCAATAATCGTCCCAGATGTTGATTCCTCTTGTACTGAATATCGCAGGTGAGAATATGCATTTTTCCAACAGCACCAAAGAAGAACTGAAATGAAGAAAATCCGCTTGTAGCGTTGCATTCCTTTCATTATTTGCATAAGAAGAAAAATCCCGTTTTGATCATACAGATTTGTATCTCcaatatttcaatttaattatccCTGCAAATTAAGCATTTTACTACAGCGTGTGATGATTTTCCTGTGAGCAACTGAATCAAAATGAATAGAAGGTCTTTATGtcgattctttatttttttttttgttaggaaGTATAGAAAACGTGGAAGACAGCGACACCCTGCGATCGTTTTAGAAACTGCAAAACCGTGATAATTTCATTATCCATATTGATTGCATAAACATTTTCTGTACGTCTTTTTATATTAACAGAACAAAATTTCCATTCAATATAAtgaatctttaaatatttataccGAGGGCAATACTCAAAATCCGTATTGACttttaccagaaaaaaaatatctatctcgGATAAATTTACAACTTATATGCATGAGACAatgcacaaacaaaataaaaaattaaattcagacACACGAGAACCAGCAAAGAAGTGGCTGATTTCAAATCTTAGAAACTACTGTGATGCCAAAAACTTGGTGAAACTGAAATGATTAAGGTTTGTACATTacccatttattttcattattaagaGAAAACACATTATACCAAACATTCAGTGTGCTATGGTGTAACAGTATAATTAAGAATAATTGTATAAGAACAACTTCAAACCAGTAAAAACCCCAGTCTTAATCTGTAAATTGGGAATTAAATATGAAGCAGCAAAGCTAGAGCTAAGACAAAAACACTGTAAATATCCCAGCACAAGTAATTGCCAAACATTACAATTACACCATACCATATTTGAACTCCACTTAATCCTGAGAAGGGTTGCCGGGacttggagccaatcccatcaatcacagggcacaatgcaggaacaattctTAATGGgggcaccaatccatcacagagtgaacacaatcacacacaacacacacctaCTTGGACACGGGTggtgaactccaggcctcgagtgctgcaatggctgcaggttttcattcttacagtcttcttaattagtgaccagtttttgctgctgattacttcttttaattaacttgactgaggccccatagttgtttctttttctttaattagcagccaagcaataatgagacacaaaacaagccaccacatgaccagctcccctgtgctcatcacacaatatctgaaattaacgagaggtgatggtcttggtagggttgatctctcaggtcaccaaaacatttttatggtgctcttagaaagaacagaaaaacaacagttttcgaaatgtgggatatggcagaatgagagcagtaacaagccatggaattaaataatgggtttaattaacagcaagaattcgCTTCTCATTTAgcaattgattggagtttgaaattGGTTGGTGaaattagctggtcatctgttagctcgtttcacatctcatttctgcttggctgtcatttaatgaagaaaggaatcaactcAGAGGGCTGAACtattctaacagggctattatagtgatggggaaaaagttaattagcagtgaaaactggtcactgattagaaaaacgattagaatgaaaacctgtagccattgcgacactccaggcctggagttcgccacccctgtacTAGGgtaatttagcatcgccagtccacctaagctGCACATCTCTGGACTGGGAGAGGAAATCCAGACGGACACATGGAGAGTGTGCAAACACCATGCATGcaagatgtgaaccctggtcttttTTCTACGATGCAAAAGCACTACCAcgtgtgccaccatgccacccatcacATTTATAATTTCATACAGTAAGTTTAGGCAATGATGTATTGTTTTgattattaacaaatgaaatgagaaaacaaaGTCAATAGTTAAGAATAAAAATAGTGTTTTCCTTTTATCCTTCTCCTAATTCCTCCacccatttgattttttttagcttagatggtctacaaaaaatgttaatgggagaaaaaaatgtatccaAGCATTAGAAATTGGAAAGCAGAGAATACACCTAGATGGAAGGCATGTTAAATTAATGTTACACTTATGCAAACATCCTCACTCATAGAACACTTAATTGGAGTTATCATATAATTTAGAAACATGACTTAAGCTAATCTAAATAATGTTGAACACACAGATTTAGCAGTATACATATCTTCTTCCTTATTTAAAGTGTTCTGGCAGAGGGTGCAATATTAACCTCTTTTATAGAAATGATTTTGTGTATTGTTAGGTTGACATCCATGAAATTTAtgttttcagcttttattttcattctgttttaatttcacatactttttcacaggattcatcacatcccggtcattgcctcttccagcttttgccatcaggcaagagatacagagtaATGAAAACGAggacaaaccaccttaaaaacagtttttatccaaaagcaatcatggccctgaactcagaataaaaactgctccgtatcattctcccaatgtatttggtttgttattattttctctcttcttgtctttttaactcttattcctcacactgagtcaactgcaccttcaatttcattgttcctttgtaaaagtgacaatgacaataaagatctatctatctatctatctatctatctatctatctatctatctatctatctatctatctatctatctatctatctatctatctatctatctccacttCTATTTAGATTATCCACATTTGCATGATGTTCTCTGGAAACATCCCGTGACATAAACATGATTGGTGGTGATTGTAATATGCCTAATTCCTCAACAGATTCTGtccaccaaaaaaataagatCTCTTACTGTAGTTAGTTTACTTTTCCTGTAGGCCCTAGCAGTGTAGGATTGTGATTCTAGTTTGTGTAACGTATTGCTCTTTTCCTCCCCTggttttcaagttatttcagtcTCATGGTTTTTACTCTTTACTTTCCCAGATTACATCTCTGCCTTTGCTAatcatctattttttatttacttactcaCAATAATAGTACCTGCCCCATAATAGAGGGGGGAAGAAAGTTCTTCTCCTAGATCTTTCTGTAGTGTCCagcatatatactgctcaaaaaattaaaggaacactttgaaaacacatcagatctcaatgggaaaaaaaatcctgctggacaTCTATATTgaaatggactgggtaatgtgttaggaacgaaagggtGCCATATCGTTtggtggaaatgaaaattatcaacctactgagggctgaattcaaagacaccttgaaaatcaaagtgaaaaaaatgatgcatcAGACTTGTGAATTTTGACGATATTtctttgcagcaactcaaaattgtattcAGGAGTTTGTATGGCACCCATGTGcttatatgcatgcctgacaacatcggggggTTACTTGCTCCTAATGGGagaatggatggtgtcctgggggatcttctcccagTTCTGGACCAGGGCATAACTGAGCTCTTGGACAGGCTGCGGTGCATCCTGGCAgcgttggatggactgaaacataatgtcccagaggtattctattggatttaggtcaggtgagcatgggggccagtcaatggtatcaattcctttatcctccaggaactgcctgccaCATGAgaccaggcattgtcgtgcaccaggaggaaaccaggacccactgcaccagcatagggtctgacattgGGTCCAAgtatttcatcccaatacctaatggcactCAAGGTGCCGTtgcctagcctgtagaggtctgtgcatccctccatcaatatgcctccccagaccatcactgagacatcaccaaactggtcatgctgaacaacgttacaggcaacataacgttctccatggcttctccagaccctttcacatctgttacaTGTGCTcatggtgaacctgctctcatctgtgaaaagcacagggggcCAGTGGTGAACCTAccaattctagtattctatggcaaatgccaatcaagctccatggtgttGGGCAGTGAGAACAGGGCCCACTAGGGGATgctgggccctcaggccaccctcatgaagtctgtttctgattgtttggtcagagacattcaaaccagtggcctgctggaggtcattttgtaagcCTCTGGCAGTCCTCATTCTGTTCCTTcttacccaaaggagcagataccggtcctgctgatgggttaaggaccttctat includes these proteins:
- the LOC114660357 gene encoding protocadherin alpha-7-like isoform X11, producing the protein MQIMKGMQRYKRIFFISVLLWCCWKNAYSHLRYSVQEESTSGTIIGNIIKDLGLDIKNLEGRGFRIISGSKQQLLQVNRKTGALFISEIIDREVLCERDKDCFISIKIVIENPLEIHEAEIEIIDINDNSPVFPEKAISLEISESSPLGSRFPLEGAYDPDCGVNSLKLYELSQNDRFILQIKEGRKKSKVPVLVLQKALDRELKEKYDILLTAFDGGNPPRSGNMNISILVGDSNDNAPVFLEETYSVTLEENVPVGTLVLKVNASDLDKGTNGEIVYSFQQSVQNKVGELFQLDVYTGEITVKGVIDFEEKEFYDFDVKATDRGQIPLSSHCTVLIKILDMNDNAPLIEITSLTSSVSEDVKRGTVVGLISITDLDSGVNSKITCTSSENLPFELKKSLQKNLYSLITTSPLDRESTSYYNITITAKDFGQPSLTTYETVTVNVLDVNDNHPRFLQDPYVFYLEENNTPGASFCAISAVDEDANENAVISYYLRENEAVDKPLLPFLSINSFNGEVFSFVTFDFEEVKSFTFIVVAKDSGVPSLSSNVTVKVFILDQNDNSPVVVFPLTANQTAIGEETIPRNVKAGHVITRIRAYDADVGYNAWLSFSLDEVSDRSLFSVGRYTGDIRTLRAIMESDMTVHKMVILVKDSGSVSFSTSVTIIVTAAETTEAHALSEINTRTIDEDKENKLTFYLIVVLSSVSSLFLVAVISLFACQCWKTHNDLISNKYLGDSNYAEVTGSLFHDQYQVAEKQFVFLGPEMNRDSAMGRENNGNTLIISDSGIQIGRTTGDKQLVFIGPGMNRDSMVEVGSNTNTLLVSDSGIKIAQVTGDKQLVFIGPGMNRDSMVEVGSNTNTLLVSDSGIKIAQVPKQPNTDWRYSASLRAGMQSSVHMEESAVLQGPSGVHIQNWPTVSSATPEPEAGEVSPPVGAGINSNSWTFKYGPPAGNPQQLKPGEVPENFIIPGSPAIISIRQGPPGAADDKSDFITFGKKEETKKKKKKKKGKADKKEKSNDGGDH